The following coding sequences lie in one Heyndrickxia oleronia genomic window:
- a CDS encoding lmo0937 family membrane protein produces MLWAIIGILILLWILGLIGHIAGGFIHILLVIAVIILVIKLIKRV; encoded by the coding sequence ATGCTTTGGGCAATAATTGGCATACTAATTTTACTCTGGATCTTAGGACTCATCGGACATATTGCAGGAGGATTTATTCATATCCTACTTGTTATAGCCGTAATCATCCTGGTCATTAAATTAATTAAACGTGTATAA
- a CDS encoding FtsW/RodA/SpoVE family cell cycle protein, whose translation MTSQTGKTSKIDYGLVLTLMLMCLVSIISIYSAQKSGQLDQNFVIKQVVWYVVGVCIIAVTIHFDSDQLKRLSWYLYGFGIFLLTFLIIAPESIAHVTKGQKSWFTVPFMGTFQPSEVMKVFLILALARTVVDHHDKFIIKTLKTDFWLLVKLGLVTLLPLALIMQQPDLGTSLVVISILLGVIFVSGITWKLLLPIFGGGSFIAGIVLYFAIWMPEILEKYLHVKPYQFDRINSWLDPYKYKSNEGYQLINSLLAIGSGQTFGKQFSLTEVDIPERQTDFIFSMIGESFGFIGASVVVSLFFMLIYHITKASLETKNEFYSYICAGVIAMITFHVFENIGMTIGLLPITGIPLPFISYGGSSLMGNMFAIGLIFSIRYHYKKYMFGGEK comes from the coding sequence ATGACTTCTCAGACAGGGAAAACTTCAAAAATAGATTATGGTCTTGTTTTAACATTAATGTTAATGTGTTTGGTCAGTATTATTTCTATTTATAGTGCACAAAAATCAGGTCAATTAGATCAAAACTTTGTCATCAAACAAGTAGTTTGGTATGTAGTGGGAGTATGTATAATAGCCGTTACGATTCATTTTGATTCCGATCAGTTAAAAAGATTATCATGGTATTTATATGGATTTGGAATTTTTCTATTAACATTTTTGATTATTGCTCCAGAAAGCATTGCCCATGTAACGAAGGGGCAAAAAAGTTGGTTTACAGTTCCGTTTATGGGTACCTTCCAGCCATCGGAGGTCATGAAGGTCTTTTTAATTTTAGCATTAGCAAGAACGGTAGTAGATCATCATGATAAATTTATCATTAAGACATTGAAAACCGATTTTTGGTTATTAGTAAAATTAGGTTTAGTTACTTTACTTCCCCTTGCGCTAATTATGCAACAACCTGACTTAGGAACCTCACTAGTAGTCATATCAATTCTTTTAGGGGTCATTTTTGTATCAGGGATTACATGGAAATTATTATTGCCTATTTTCGGCGGAGGAAGTTTTATTGCAGGAATCGTGCTTTATTTTGCTATTTGGATGCCAGAGATATTAGAAAAATATTTACATGTAAAGCCTTATCAGTTTGATCGGATTAACTCATGGCTTGATCCATATAAATATAAGAGTAATGAGGGGTATCAATTAATCAATTCCCTTCTTGCCATTGGCTCCGGACAAACTTTTGGAAAACAATTTAGTCTTACGGAAGTGGATATACCGGAAAGACAAACCGATTTTATTTTTAGTATGATTGGCGAGAGCTTCGGTTTTATTGGTGCCAGTGTGGTTGTAAGTTTATTTTTTATGTTGATCTATCACATTACTAAAGCGAGCTTAGAAACAAAGAATGAATTTTATTCGTATATTTGTGCTGGTGTAATTGCGATGATTACCTTTCATGTATTTGAGAATATCGGAATGACAATTGGACTTTTACCGATTACTGGTATTCCTTTGCCATTTATTAGTTATGGAGGAAGCTCCTTAATGGGTAATATGTTTGCCATTGGATTAATATTTTCGATACGATATCATTATAAAAAGTATATGTTCGGTGGAGAAAAATAG
- a CDS encoding TetR/AcrR family transcriptional regulator — translation MVKKQLIMEKALELFARQGFEATSVQQITEHCGISKGAFYLSFKSKDELIIALIDHFMMQVIADIDHIVRGDIKNEILLYKFYYTILQSFHNHSDFAKLLMKEQSQTLNDELMQKLHYYNSLLDKTILLLLERLYGKTVLKTKYDLMYCVKGFMSMYSHLFLFFNLPLDLDQLVRSLVEKTNILAEQASNSFLSKELVQITSQAMNEKISIEQILPMIDQKISELEESIEKESLILLRQHLIEPSLSPAIVKGLQENIRNHPHCKWIAYLIRRYYGDIGSGPMSQQ, via the coding sequence ATGGTTAAAAAACAATTAATAATGGAAAAGGCATTGGAGCTTTTTGCTAGGCAAGGTTTCGAGGCAACTTCTGTACAACAAATAACAGAGCACTGTGGTATTTCTAAAGGGGCATTTTATTTATCTTTTAAATCAAAAGATGAATTGATTATTGCTCTCATTGACCACTTTATGATGCAAGTAATCGCAGATATTGACCATATAGTCAGAGGAGATATCAAAAACGAGATACTCTTATATAAATTTTATTATACAATTTTACAATCTTTTCATAATCATTCGGACTTCGCAAAACTTCTTATGAAAGAACAGTCGCAAACTCTCAACGATGAATTGATGCAAAAACTGCATTACTATAATAGTTTACTTGATAAAACTATTTTATTATTGCTTGAACGTCTCTATGGAAAAACCGTATTAAAGACAAAATATGATCTAATGTATTGCGTCAAAGGCTTTATGAGTATGTACTCGCATTTATTCTTGTTCTTTAACCTTCCACTTGATTTGGATCAATTAGTAAGATCACTAGTGGAAAAGACAAATATACTTGCTGAGCAGGCGTCCAACTCCTTTCTTTCAAAAGAACTGGTCCAAATTACAAGCCAAGCAATGAATGAAAAGATTTCAATAGAACAAATCCTTCCAATGATTGATCAAAAAATATCAGAATTAGAAGAGTCTATCGAAAAGGAATCCCTCATCCTCCTAAGGCAGCATCTAATAGAACCAAGCCTAAGCCCCGCAATCGTCAAAGGGTTACAAGAGAATATACGCAATCATCCACATTGCAAATGGATTGCCTATTTAATTCGAAGATACTACGGGGACATAGGGTCCGGTCCAATGTCCCAGCAATAA
- a CDS encoding spore coat protein: MARHLAWHETLELHELIALQSNCLIHLKKSLKKVTNPELRDLFLFSIRSLEKNIKELVPFISRAPRAYAHERQDDSAFFAGNLLGAAKTSVRTYAAAITETATPELKSVFTKHLNNSIKWHTKVFEYMNKHGYYPAFDLHQLLTNDAENAEKALTMKY, from the coding sequence ATGGCAAGACATTTAGCATGGCATGAAACATTAGAATTACATGAATTAATTGCATTGCAAAGCAATTGTTTAATACATTTAAAAAAATCATTAAAAAAGGTAACGAACCCAGAATTACGTGATCTATTTTTATTTTCAATCCGTTCACTGGAAAAAAATATAAAGGAGCTCGTTCCATTTATTTCAAGAGCACCTCGAGCATATGCGCATGAACGTCAAGACGATAGTGCATTCTTTGCGGGAAATTTGCTAGGTGCTGCAAAAACATCTGTAAGAACTTATGCAGCTGCAATTACTGAAACTGCCACTCCAGAGCTTAAATCTGTATTTACAAAGCATTTAAATAATAGTATTAAATGGCATACTAAAGTATTTGAATATATGAATAAGCATGGGTATTATCCGGCATTTGATCTTCATCAATTACTTACAAATGACGCTGAAAATGCTGAAAAAGCATTAACAATGAAATATTAA
- a CDS encoding efflux RND transporter permease subunit — translation MRGLVNFVLKNKLAVWLLTIIITVSGIYSGTRMKTETIPDISIPFLMVSDVYPGATPEQVMNDISMPIEKAVEGLDHVKSVYSNSYSNMASIQVEYEYGIDMDEAKRELKSALDTVKLPEGAQEPTTSAISMNMMPVVALSVSSSKEDIVDLTSTVEESLLPKIEKLDGVASATITGQHIEEVDLTYNKTKMDELGLTEDKVKEIIQASNMSVSLGLYEFKEGEQAVAIDGKFMTIDELKNMMVPVTPSATNPTPFVKLSDIATIKTVGKVQSVSRTNGKDAIAIQIVKGQQANTVDVVNEVKDLVKDEKKKNDGLKIDITLDQGEPIEKSVSTMVEKAVFGGLIAVLIILLFLRDFKSTIISIVSIPVSIFMALLLLHWLDITLNIMTLGAITVAIGRVIDDSIVVVENIYRRLHLKEEKLTGRALIREATIEMFKPIMSSTLVTVAVFAPMIFVGGMVGELFMPFALTMAFALGASLLVAITIVPALSHFLFRKKLYGERTEGSHKEAGKLARGYKRILDKVLNHKWIASILAVLLLVGSLALTPLIGFSFLGSEEEKVMYLTYTPKTGELQKDTLENVKAVEEKMLKRDDIDIVQVSVTEPGDASAMMMGGGSGGALMYLIFDPDMKDFPKEKEKIEKYVTTLDQSGTWKSQDFSSMSGSSNEVSYTFYSENLDKLNQTVKKVEDLMNKNDDLKDVSSSAEDAYVEYTFRVEQGNLLKYGLTTGQLVGMLSPQKTKDVLTTVEKDGDSLDVVVQQEQAAQPESINDILDKQIPTALGNTMPLSELVKVKKGTTLNTLARSKGEYYATVSGKVKGKDVSKVTADIGDKIDKMDLPKGVTVDVAGVQADMNEAFTQLGVAMLAAIAIVYFILVVTFREGVAPFAILFSLPFAVIGSFVGLFLAGETISVPVMMGLLMLIGIVVTNAIVLVDRIIHMERDGMSMRQAILEAGATRLRPILMTAIATVGALIPLALGEGGGGLISKGLAITVIGGLTSSTLLTLLVVPIVYEVLSKMFKKKRNEIEEN, via the coding sequence GTGAGAGGGTTAGTCAATTTTGTTTTAAAGAATAAACTAGCAGTTTGGTTGCTTACGATAATAATAACTGTATCTGGTATTTATTCAGGTACACGAATGAAAACAGAGACCATTCCTGATATTTCAATTCCTTTCTTAATGGTATCGGATGTTTATCCTGGTGCAACTCCTGAACAGGTAATGAATGATATATCTATGCCAATCGAGAAGGCAGTAGAAGGTCTTGATCATGTAAAATCCGTTTATTCAAATTCATATTCAAACATGGCAAGTATCCAGGTTGAATATGAATATGGGATCGATATGGACGAAGCAAAGCGTGAGTTGAAGTCAGCATTAGATACGGTGAAATTACCTGAGGGAGCACAGGAACCGACAACATCTGCTATTAGTATGAATATGATGCCAGTAGTGGCACTAAGTGTCAGCAGTTCCAAAGAGGATATCGTTGACTTAACATCAACGGTAGAGGAGAGTTTACTACCGAAAATTGAGAAGTTAGATGGTGTGGCTTCTGCCACGATTACAGGTCAGCATATTGAGGAAGTAGATCTAACTTATAATAAAACTAAAATGGATGAATTAGGCTTAACAGAAGATAAGGTGAAAGAAATCATCCAAGCAAGTAACATGTCTGTTTCTTTAGGGCTTTATGAGTTTAAAGAAGGTGAACAAGCTGTCGCTATTGATGGCAAGTTCATGACCATTGATGAATTGAAAAATATGATGGTTCCTGTTACCCCATCAGCGACAAATCCAACCCCATTTGTGAAGCTTAGTGACATAGCAACAATTAAAACTGTCGGTAAAGTACAGTCAGTTTCTCGAACAAATGGGAAGGATGCTATTGCCATACAGATTGTAAAGGGACAACAGGCAAATACAGTTGACGTTGTCAACGAGGTGAAGGATCTTGTAAAAGATGAAAAGAAAAAAAATGATGGTCTAAAGATTGATATCACACTTGACCAAGGTGAACCAATCGAAAAATCTGTGTCTACGATGGTGGAAAAGGCCGTATTCGGTGGATTAATTGCTGTATTAATCATTCTTCTTTTCCTACGTGACTTTAAATCAACCATTATATCAATTGTATCTATACCAGTTTCTATTTTCATGGCATTGCTATTGCTCCACTGGTTAGATATTACATTAAATATAATGACCCTAGGTGCAATAACTGTTGCGATTGGTAGGGTTATCGATGATTCAATTGTTGTTGTGGAAAATATTTATCGACGCCTCCATCTGAAAGAAGAAAAATTAACAGGTCGGGCATTAATTCGTGAAGCAACGATTGAAATGTTCAAACCAATTATGTCATCTACTTTAGTAACTGTAGCTGTATTTGCACCTATGATATTCGTTGGTGGCATGGTTGGCGAGTTGTTTATGCCTTTCGCATTAACGATGGCATTTGCACTTGGAGCATCTTTACTTGTGGCAATTACCATTGTTCCAGCCTTATCTCACTTTTTATTTAGGAAAAAGTTATATGGTGAAAGAACGGAAGGTAGCCATAAAGAAGCTGGTAAATTAGCAAGAGGATATAAAAGAATATTAGATAAAGTGCTTAATCATAAATGGATTGCTTCGATTCTTGCAGTTCTATTATTAGTAGGAAGCTTAGCGTTAACTCCATTAATTGGGTTTAGCTTTTTAGGTAGTGAAGAGGAAAAGGTGATGTACTTAACGTATACACCAAAAACGGGAGAACTTCAAAAAGATACTTTGGAGAATGTGAAAGCAGTCGAAGAGAAAATGCTCAAACGTGATGATATTGATATTGTGCAAGTATCTGTCACGGAGCCAGGTGATGCTTCGGCTATGATGATGGGCGGAGGCTCAGGTGGGGCATTAATGTACTTGATTTTTGACCCTGACATGAAAGATTTTCCAAAAGAGAAAGAAAAAATAGAAAAGTACGTGACGACTCTTGATCAATCTGGTACATGGAAGAGCCAGGACTTCTCTTCAATGTCTGGATCAAGTAATGAAGTAAGTTATACTTTCTACAGTGAAAATTTAGATAAACTCAATCAGACTGTAAAAAAAGTAGAAGACTTAATGAATAAGAATGACGATCTTAAAGATGTCTCATCAAGTGCGGAAGATGCATATGTTGAATATACATTCCGAGTGGAACAAGGAAATTTATTGAAATATGGTTTAACAACAGGTCAGCTTGTTGGGATGTTAAGTCCACAAAAAACAAAAGATGTCTTAACAACAGTTGAAAAAGATGGAGATTCATTAGATGTAGTTGTTCAACAAGAACAAGCTGCACAGCCAGAATCTATCAATGATATTTTGGATAAGCAAATTCCAACAGCGCTTGGTAACACAATGCCTCTTTCTGAGCTAGTTAAGGTGAAGAAAGGAACAACGCTAAATACACTTGCACGTAGTAAAGGTGAGTATTATGCAACTGTTTCTGGTAAAGTTAAAGGAAAAGATGTTTCAAAAGTAACTGCTGATATTGGTGATAAAATTGATAAAATGGATTTACCAAAAGGAGTAACTGTAGATGTTGCTGGTGTACAGGCTGATATGAATGAGGCCTTTACACAACTAGGTGTCGCGATGTTGGCAGCGATTGCCATTGTGTACTTTATTCTTGTGGTTACCTTCCGCGAGGGTGTGGCACCATTTGCGATTCTCTTCTCATTACCATTTGCCGTTATCGGATCATTCGTTGGATTATTCCTTGCGGGCGAAACGATCTCTGTACCAGTTATGATGGGATTATTGATGCTTATCGGTATTGTAGTGACAAATGCCATTGTATTAGTAGACCGAATAATTCATATGGAACGTGATGGTATGTCTATGCGTCAGGCAATATTAGAGGCAGGGGCTACACGACTGCGTCCAATCTTGATGACAGCAATTGCAACAGTTGGTGCGTTAATTCCACTAGCATTAGGAGAAGGCGGTGGGGGACTAATCTCGAAAGGTCTTGCCATTACTGTTATTGGTGGTTTAACAAGCTCCACATTATTAACATTACTTGTAGTACCAATTGTCTATGAAGTCTTGTCTAAGATGTTCAAGAAAAAGCGGAATGAAATAGAGGAAAACTAA
- the mgtE gene encoding magnesium transporter, with protein MIMNMTEDQIIIQIIKNIKEGKRKEFQEILDELHPYDIARIFESLPEKHYTRFLLFLYPEQIAELIQELDKEYQLKVLAKLGGEKSGPVMDLMDNDDLASLLEHLSPEKIDELLSGMKQEESTIVKNIMNYSPETAGRLMTNRFVWIPQHYTVRETVDKLKIFAEFSETINYLYVIDEEKRLVGVVSYRDLILADEYEKIYDIMFSRVISVSTDADQEEVARVIERYDFLAVPVVENNNELVGIVTVDDIIDVFIQEANEDIEKLSASGKAIDFDTKAFVAAYRRLPWLILLLFIGLVSGTIISGFEDTLSKVVALTFFMPMIAGMTGNTGTQSLAVVVRGLATHDINKKVVLKLIFREFSVGLIIGVTCGILISIIAYIWQGSPVLGLVVGSSLIMTLIIGTLAGTIIPLILYRFKIDPAVASGPLITTLNDILSLLIYFGIATAFISKLM; from the coding sequence TTGATAATGAATATGACAGAAGACCAAATCATCATTCAAATCATAAAAAACATCAAAGAAGGAAAAAGAAAAGAGTTCCAAGAAATTTTAGATGAACTTCATCCTTATGATATAGCACGGATATTTGAGAGCCTACCAGAAAAACATTATACCCGTTTCCTGTTGTTTCTTTATCCTGAGCAAATCGCAGAGCTTATCCAAGAGCTTGATAAGGAATACCAATTAAAGGTACTTGCAAAACTAGGTGGAGAGAAATCAGGACCAGTAATGGATCTCATGGATAATGATGATCTAGCTTCTTTACTTGAGCATTTGTCACCGGAGAAAATAGATGAGCTTCTCTCAGGTATGAAACAAGAGGAATCTACAATTGTTAAAAATATCATGAATTACTCTCCTGAAACAGCGGGTAGATTGATGACCAATCGTTTTGTGTGGATACCGCAACATTATACAGTTCGTGAAACGGTTGATAAGCTTAAGATATTTGCGGAGTTCTCTGAAACGATTAACTATTTATATGTCATTGATGAGGAAAAACGATTAGTCGGTGTTGTATCTTACCGAGACTTAATATTAGCGGATGAATACGAAAAAATTTATGACATCATGTTTAGTCGAGTGATATCTGTTTCAACAGACGCTGATCAAGAGGAAGTTGCCCGTGTTATTGAAAGATATGATTTTTTAGCTGTCCCTGTTGTTGAGAATAACAATGAGTTAGTAGGGATTGTAACGGTTGATGATATTATTGATGTTTTTATTCAAGAGGCGAATGAAGATATTGAAAAGCTATCTGCCTCTGGTAAGGCGATAGATTTTGATACGAAAGCTTTTGTTGCTGCATATAGAAGATTGCCTTGGTTAATCTTGCTATTATTTATTGGTTTAGTATCTGGAACCATTATTAGCGGATTTGAAGATACATTATCAAAGGTTGTTGCGTTAACGTTCTTTATGCCTATGATCGCAGGAATGACGGGGAATACGGGAACACAGTCGTTAGCAGTTGTTGTAAGAGGGTTGGCTACACACGATATTAATAAAAAGGTTGTTTTAAAACTAATCTTCCGTGAATTTTCTGTTGGTCTTATCATTGGGGTTACTTGTGGAATTTTAATTTCGATTATCGCTTATATTTGGCAGGGTAGTCCTGTTTTAGGGTTAGTTGTAGGTAGTTCGTTAATTATGACATTAATCATTGGAACATTAGCTGGGACTATTATTCCTTTAATTTTATATCGCTTTAAGATTGATCCTGCAGTCGCTTCTGGTCCATTAATTACTACATTAAATGACATTTTATCCTTACTTATTTATTTTGGGATTGCAACAGCATTTATATCTAAATTAATGTAA
- a CDS encoding magnesium transporter CorA family protein has protein sequence MLEIYKTNKMNKLETVTDITKGCWINLVSPSEQEIQFVADHANVPVDFIKDALDDEERSRIEKEEGDVFIIIDYPYISKDESGYSVYETLPLGIILTNECIITISLKDAQVLMDFKNNKKKEFYTFKKTRFALQILFVISSYYLRYLKQINKKTDEVERELHQSSMKNKELYSLLALEKSLVYFTTSLKSNKMVLDKILRINYIKMYEEDKDLLEDVIIENTQAIEMASTYSSILSSMMNAYASIISNNLNGVMKFLTSITIILSFPTMVASFLGMNVHLPFNLENYPHAFQTAILFAIFLASMTAFVFWKKKYF, from the coding sequence ATGTTAGAAATTTATAAAACAAATAAAATGAACAAATTAGAAACTGTAACCGACATTACAAAAGGATGTTGGATTAATTTAGTTTCTCCAAGCGAACAAGAAATTCAATTTGTCGCTGATCATGCCAATGTACCAGTTGATTTTATTAAAGACGCATTGGATGACGAAGAACGGTCCCGTATCGAAAAAGAAGAGGGCGATGTATTTATTATTATTGATTATCCATATATATCGAAGGATGAATCTGGTTATTCAGTTTATGAAACATTGCCACTTGGAATTATTTTAACAAATGAGTGCATCATTACGATATCATTAAAGGATGCCCAAGTATTAATGGATTTTAAAAATAACAAAAAGAAAGAATTCTATACGTTTAAAAAAACAAGATTTGCCTTACAAATTTTATTTGTTATTTCATCCTATTATTTACGTTACTTGAAACAAATTAATAAGAAAACAGATGAGGTTGAGCGGGAGCTTCACCAATCGTCGATGAAAAATAAAGAGTTATATTCATTATTAGCATTAGAGAAAAGTTTGGTTTATTTTACCACTTCTTTGAAGTCAAATAAAATGGTGCTAGATAAAATTTTGCGAATAAATTATATAAAAATGTATGAAGAGGATAAGGATTTATTAGAGGATGTCATTATTGAAAATACTCAGGCAATTGAGATGGCATCGACCTATAGTTCAATTTTAAGTAGTATGATGAACGCATATGCTTCAATAATTTCTAATAACTTAAATGGTGTAATGAAGTTTTTAACTTCTATCACAATTATTCTGTCATTTCCAACGATGGTTGCTAGTTTCCTTGGGATGAATGTACATTTACCATTTAACTTAGAAAATTATCCACATGCCTTTCAAACTGCTATTTTATTTGCAATCTTTTTAGCTAGTATGACGGCATTTGTTTTTTGGAAGAAGAAATATTTTTAA
- a CDS encoding thioredoxin family protein: MEEIKSIETFEEIISGNDPVIIKFYAGWCPDCTRLNMFIDEVIKDYSQYKWYEINRDNFPELAEKYNVMGIPSLLIFQNGEKSAHLHSANAKSPEQVRDFLDSQK, translated from the coding sequence ATGGAAGAAATTAAATCAATTGAAACATTTGAAGAAATTATTTCTGGTAATGATCCTGTAATCATAAAATTCTATGCGGGTTGGTGTCCAGACTGTACACGTTTAAATATGTTTATTGATGAAGTAATTAAAGATTATTCACAATATAAATGGTATGAAATAAACCGTGATAATTTTCCGGAGCTAGCTGAAAAGTATAATGTTATGGGTATTCCAAGCTTATTAATTTTTCAAAACGGAGAAAAGTCCGCACACCTTCATAGTGCAAATGCAAAAAGTCCTGAGCAAGTTCGAGACTTTCTTGATAGTCAAAAGTAA
- a CDS encoding phospholipase D family protein → MMRKVLFILVTIFFITYCGTILYHSYKPLPKGLSYEGRIYRGTDKEVTLLTDLTYQRGNELKVEHEIFPRVFQIIQEAEQFIVCDFFLFNGYYDKHLHFPPLSESFANQLINKKKQQPEVRIMVITDEINTSYGSHKSKELERLKKNGIEVIMTDLDPLRDSTPLYSSIWRMFFKWFGQSGQEWIPNAMADNAPKMTIRSYLKLLNIKANHRKTIATDKTVFIASGNPHDASAYFSNHGIEISGPIIHDLLESEQAAVNISNGPKLPIYTEKGGQQGDHQFQLLTEGKIYKHVLREINRLKAGDELWMAMFYLADRKIIHSLLEASQRNVKINLILDPNENAFGNKKSGLPNRPVAHELHKKSKGKIQIRWYNTKKEQFHPKLIFIKKDKYSLIFNGSANLTSRNLADYNLETDIKIKAPNQSKVVHQLNRYFHRLWENRDGDFTLDFSKFQSRFIYFQEGIYRMQELLQLTTY, encoded by the coding sequence ATGATGAGGAAGGTTCTTTTTATTCTTGTTACTATCTTTTTTATTACATATTGCGGTACTATTCTTTATCATTCTTATAAACCACTTCCAAAGGGACTTTCCTATGAGGGGAGGATTTATCGTGGAACCGATAAGGAGGTTACTTTATTAACAGATTTAACTTATCAAAGGGGAAATGAGCTTAAAGTAGAACATGAAATCTTTCCTCGGGTTTTTCAAATTATTCAGGAGGCAGAGCAGTTTATCGTTTGTGATTTTTTTTTATTTAATGGTTATTACGATAAACATCTTCATTTTCCGCCACTTAGTGAGAGTTTCGCTAATCAATTGATTAATAAAAAGAAGCAGCAACCAGAAGTTCGGATTATGGTTATCACGGATGAGATTAATACTTCTTATGGTTCACATAAATCGAAGGAACTTGAAAGATTAAAGAAAAATGGGATTGAAGTAATTATGACAGACCTTGATCCATTGCGAGATTCAACTCCACTTTATTCAAGTATATGGAGGATGTTTTTTAAATGGTTTGGACAGTCAGGACAAGAGTGGATTCCTAATGCTATGGCAGATAATGCTCCCAAAATGACCATTCGTTCTTATTTAAAATTATTAAATATAAAAGCCAATCATCGAAAAACGATTGCGACTGATAAAACTGTTTTCATCGCATCAGGAAATCCTCATGATGCAAGTGCTTATTTTTCTAACCATGGCATTGAAATAAGCGGACCGATTATTCATGATCTACTAGAATCTGAGCAGGCAGCAGTTAATATATCAAATGGACCGAAGCTCCCAATATATACGGAAAAGGGGGGGCAGCAAGGTGATCATCAATTTCAGTTATTAACAGAGGGAAAGATATATAAGCATGTTTTAAGAGAAATTAACCGATTAAAAGCTGGAGATGAGTTGTGGATGGCGATGTTTTATCTCGCTGATAGAAAAATTATTCATTCCTTGTTGGAAGCCTCTCAGAGAAACGTAAAAATCAACTTAATCTTGGATCCAAATGAAAATGCTTTTGGAAACAAAAAATCTGGTTTACCTAATCGACCTGTTGCTCATGAGCTGCATAAGAAATCGAAAGGGAAGATTCAAATACGTTGGTATAATACGAAAAAGGAACAATTTCACCCGAAGCTTATTTTTATTAAAAAAGATAAATATTCACTAATTTTTAATGGCTCTGCAAATCTTACCTCTCGTAATCTTGCCGATTATAATTTAGAGACTGATATAAAAATAAAGGCTCCGAATCAATCTAAAGTAGTTCATCAACTAAATCGTTATTTTCATCGACTATGGGAAAACCGCGATGGTGATTTTACACTTGATTTCTCAAAATTCCAAAGTAGGTTCATCTATTTCCAAGAAGGAATCTATAGAATGCAGGAGCTATTGCAATTAACTACTTACTGA